A window from Paraburkholderia acidiphila encodes these proteins:
- a CDS encoding CHASE2 domain-containing protein — protein sequence MKRYRNSCIAFVRRMMRARKGRPWALVVLVTFLFINLCSEWPANVARPAFLDTLDNVLPDSFGSARQLLFDHYQRRFPRVPTTQPVTIVEIDDKTLEAFGQWPWPRNRLAGLVDAIEADKPLAIGLDIYMPEPDQTSPGIVADNLPAPEAALATQLRALPSHERILATALRASPSILGAAAFDYATSTTRTDMLSAPVLVHGPHALANVHRFNYVLASLPELQGAAHGQAMLNVAQEQGTVRRIPLVLGLGDKLVPGLPVEMLRVATGSPAIEVFAGPSGVRAVGVADVRVPTQPDGDIWLHFASIAHTQQRYVSARDVLQGKVDASRIRNKLILVGLTGTGLTDMRTTALGELVPGIEIQAQVIETIFEGRFLQRPAWLIWCETAFILVTGLFLIWYVPRNDSRLAVFMRTVPKASAIIGLTLNLLTLSVCFLVFRYVGFLVDAASIFIILSAVMGSFFTISLMEPDAQNASRSPETDVSGATLRS from the coding sequence ATGAAACGCTACCGCAACTCATGCATCGCATTCGTCAGGCGCATGATGCGGGCGCGCAAAGGGCGCCCGTGGGCGCTCGTGGTGCTCGTGACGTTTCTGTTCATCAATCTGTGCAGCGAATGGCCCGCCAATGTCGCGCGCCCCGCCTTCCTCGACACACTCGACAACGTGTTGCCCGATAGCTTCGGCTCGGCGCGCCAGCTTCTTTTCGACCACTATCAGCGCCGCTTTCCGCGCGTACCCACCACGCAGCCGGTGACCATCGTCGAGATCGACGACAAGACGCTCGAAGCCTTCGGCCAATGGCCCTGGCCGCGCAACCGGCTCGCCGGCCTCGTCGATGCGATCGAGGCGGACAAGCCGCTGGCGATCGGCCTCGATATCTACATGCCCGAACCCGATCAAACCTCGCCTGGCATCGTGGCCGACAACCTGCCGGCCCCGGAGGCGGCGCTCGCCACGCAGCTGCGCGCGCTACCCAGCCACGAGCGCATCCTTGCGACCGCATTGCGCGCGTCGCCTTCCATTCTCGGTGCGGCCGCGTTCGACTATGCGACCTCCACCACGCGCACCGACATGCTGAGCGCCCCCGTGCTCGTGCACGGCCCGCACGCGCTCGCGAACGTTCATCGCTTCAATTACGTGCTCGCAAGCCTGCCCGAACTGCAGGGCGCCGCTCACGGCCAGGCCATGCTCAACGTCGCGCAGGAACAGGGCACGGTGCGGCGCATTCCGCTCGTGCTGGGCCTTGGCGACAAGCTCGTGCCGGGCCTGCCTGTCGAAATGCTGCGCGTGGCCACCGGCTCGCCGGCCATCGAGGTGTTTGCGGGCCCATCCGGCGTGCGCGCCGTGGGCGTGGCGGACGTGCGGGTCCCCACGCAACCCGACGGCGATATCTGGCTGCATTTCGCCTCCATTGCGCACACGCAGCAGCGCTATGTTTCCGCACGCGACGTGCTGCAAGGCAAGGTCGACGCAAGCCGCATCCGCAACAAGCTGATTCTCGTCGGCCTCACCGGAACGGGCCTGACCGACATGCGCACGACCGCGCTAGGCGAACTGGTGCCCGGCATCGAGATTCAGGCGCAAGTGATCGAGACGATCTTCGAGGGCCGCTTCCTGCAGCGCCCGGCCTGGCTGATCTGGTGCGAGACCGCTTTTATCCTCGTGACTGGCCTCTTCCTCATCTGGTATGTGCCGCGCAACGATTCGCGGCTCGCCGTATTCATGCGCACCGTGCCGAAGGCTTCGGCCATCATTGGGCTCACGCTTAACCTGTTGACGCTTTCGGTTTGCTTCCTCGTGTTCCGGTATGTCGGCTTCCTTGTCGATGCCGCTTCGATCTTCATCATTCTTTCCGCGGTCATGGGCAGCTTCTTCACCATCTCGCTGATGGAGCCCGACGCGCAGAACGCGTCCCGTTCCCCCGAAACGGACGTGTCGGGTGCTACATTACGATCCTGA
- a CDS encoding DUF1801 domain-containing protein, whose product MTPSERIDQLIADLTDWRRETFIAMREAILEADPAIVEEWKYMGSPVWYRDGMIAVGNAHKGKVKLTFLYGASLPDPNKLFNAGLDGNARRAIDYLEGDKVDKRALKALIRAAIEFNQGKTKKKAPAKPRASKTA is encoded by the coding sequence ATGACCCCATCGGAACGCATTGACCAGCTAATCGCGGACCTCACCGACTGGCGCCGCGAAACCTTCATCGCCATGCGCGAGGCCATTCTCGAGGCCGACCCGGCAATCGTCGAAGAATGGAAATACATGGGCAGCCCCGTGTGGTATCGGGACGGCATGATCGCCGTGGGCAATGCGCACAAAGGCAAGGTCAAGCTCACGTTCCTGTACGGCGCGAGCCTGCCCGACCCGAACAAGCTCTTCAACGCCGGGCTCGACGGCAACGCGCGGCGCGCCATCGACTATCTCGAGGGCGACAAGGTCGACAAGCGCGCGCTGAAGGCGCTCATTCGCGCGGCAATCGAATTCAACCAGGGTAAGACGAAGAAAAAAGCGCCTGCGAAACCGCGCGCCAGCAAGACCGCCTGA
- a CDS encoding aromatic ring-hydroxylating oxygenase subunit alpha → MRAVPFPDGYTIESHAQEPRDLRRVPIHPDHWYPLAWSRELKAGKTLGTHFAGEPIVLFRTASGAVYALEDRCAHRQVPLHAGVVDGESLRCGYHGWTYDCSGQCVDVPYLGRERLPNGVRAYPCREAHGMIFVFPGNAMLAEECPLPVLDSVADKAYKTRRFGREVKCHYSFMHENLMDMNHQFLHRRQMGQMRARSLGRRRGEKSIEVDYTFARMAGKQPAGEALVFGASKNRADPSDQSVMTVRTEYPYQTLKIHSSDDSLLMDLWIVYVPLDAQQRTNRTFGLLSVKRPAVPFLLDAAWPLLVWFTERIFKEDRTIVELEQAAHDNQGADWNHEVFPVINELRDLLRECGARAVIPIREVSEV, encoded by the coding sequence ATGCGCGCAGTGCCTTTCCCCGATGGCTATACGATCGAGTCACATGCACAGGAACCGCGCGACTTGCGCCGGGTGCCCATTCATCCCGATCACTGGTATCCGCTCGCCTGGTCGCGCGAACTCAAGGCTGGCAAGACGCTGGGCACGCATTTCGCCGGCGAGCCCATTGTGCTCTTTCGCACCGCGTCAGGCGCGGTGTACGCGCTCGAAGACCGCTGCGCGCATCGCCAGGTGCCGTTGCATGCGGGCGTGGTGGACGGCGAGTCGCTTCGCTGCGGCTACCACGGCTGGACCTACGATTGTTCGGGCCAATGCGTGGACGTGCCATATCTCGGCAGGGAGCGCCTGCCCAACGGCGTGCGCGCCTATCCGTGCCGCGAGGCGCACGGCATGATCTTCGTGTTTCCCGGCAACGCCATGCTCGCCGAAGAATGTCCGCTGCCCGTGCTGGATTCGGTCGCGGACAAGGCCTACAAGACGCGCCGCTTCGGCCGCGAAGTGAAGTGCCACTACTCGTTCATGCACGAGAATCTGATGGACATGAACCACCAGTTTCTCCACCGCCGCCAGATGGGCCAGATGCGGGCGCGCTCGCTCGGCCGGCGGCGCGGCGAGAAGTCGATCGAAGTGGATTACACGTTCGCTCGCATGGCGGGCAAGCAGCCGGCGGGCGAGGCGCTCGTGTTCGGCGCGAGCAAGAATCGCGCGGACCCGAGCGATCAGAGCGTGATGACCGTACGCACGGAATATCCGTATCAAACGCTGAAGATCCACTCGAGCGACGACTCGCTGCTCATGGACCTGTGGATCGTTTATGTCCCGCTCGACGCGCAGCAGCGCACGAACCGGACCTTCGGACTCCTATCGGTGAAGCGGCCCGCCGTGCCGTTCCTGCTCGACGCGGCGTGGCCGCTGCTGGTCTGGTTCACGGAGCGCATCTTCAAGGAAGACCGCACGATCGTCGAACTCGAACAGGCCGCGCACGACAACCAGGGCGCCGACTGGAATCACGAGGTCTTTCCCGTCATTAACGAATTGCGCGACCTGCTGCGCGAATGCGGCGCGCGCGCCGTGATTCCCATTCGCGAGGTTAGCGAAGTGTGA
- a CDS encoding LysR family transcriptional regulator, which yields MNRFDIAGVDLNLLKIFEALFEEGGASRAAIRLDMTQSAVSAALRRLRALYADTLFVRTGRGLAPTSRAQELKPVISEALDRCRHSLAIASPDATTFHGRAVSIGLSDDFEVAIGRRIFETLEASAPGLRIIFRQTHSQIVADALANQDMDLAVAAGGFASRGLSHRVLGEGSYACLVDDTERTPRRLTLADYVSRGHILVSSGGVVGIVDEGLAARGLKRHVVASTTHFAALPFLLKGTRNVATIPRHAAEAIARVAGLKLLACPIDLPRYPVELGWRNSSLRDAAIVKVQAAIIACFPSKNTG from the coding sequence ATGAACCGCTTTGATATCGCAGGCGTGGACCTGAATCTGCTGAAGATCTTCGAGGCGCTGTTCGAGGAGGGCGGAGCGAGCCGCGCCGCAATTCGCCTCGACATGACACAGTCCGCGGTGAGCGCGGCGCTCAGGCGTCTGCGCGCGCTCTATGCGGACACGCTCTTCGTGCGTACCGGGCGCGGGCTCGCGCCGACCTCGCGCGCGCAGGAACTCAAGCCGGTAATCAGCGAAGCGCTCGACCGTTGCCGCCATAGCCTTGCGATTGCCTCGCCCGACGCGACCACGTTTCATGGGCGCGCGGTCTCGATCGGGCTCTCCGACGACTTCGAGGTGGCCATAGGCCGGCGCATCTTCGAAACGCTAGAGGCGAGCGCGCCGGGCCTGCGCATCATCTTTCGCCAGACGCACAGCCAGATCGTCGCGGACGCGCTCGCGAATCAGGACATGGATCTCGCCGTCGCGGCGGGCGGCTTCGCTTCGCGCGGGCTGAGCCACCGGGTGCTCGGCGAGGGCAGCTATGCGTGCCTCGTGGACGACACCGAGCGCACGCCAAGGCGCTTGACGCTGGCCGACTACGTGTCGAGAGGGCACATCCTGGTGTCGTCGGGCGGCGTGGTCGGGATCGTCGACGAAGGGCTTGCCGCGCGCGGCCTCAAGCGTCATGTCGTGGCCTCTACGACGCATTTCGCCGCGTTGCCTTTCCTGCTCAAGGGCACGCGCAACGTCGCCACGATACCGCGCCACGCGGCCGAGGCGATCGCGCGCGTGGCGGGGCTGAAGCTGCTTGCGTGTCCGATCGATCTGCCGCGCTATCCGGTGGAACTCGGCTGGCGCAACAGTTCGCTGCGCGACGCCGCCATCGTCAAGGTTCAGGCCGCCATCATCGCGTGCTTTCCGTCAAAAAACACCGGCTAA
- a CDS encoding carbon-nitrogen hydrolase family protein — protein MAKSKVAALQIGSSAAGKAQTLEQILSFEAQIRASGAKLVVMPEALLGGYPKGEIFGTRLGYRLPEGREAFARYYENAIDVPGAETEALAELSTRCGASLVIGVIERDGSTLFCTALFFNPGEGLVAKHRKLMPTGTERLIWGQGDGSTLPTVRTESGLAGAAICWENHMPLLRTAMYAKGVQIWCAPTVDERDVWQCSMRHIAHEGRCFVISACQVQPSPAALGVEVPGWDENRPLINGGSLIVGPLGDVLAGPLRGEAGLLVAEIDTDELTRARYDFDAVGHYARPDVFSLSVDERRKRTVSFIAE, from the coding sequence ATGGCTAAATCGAAAGTTGCCGCGCTGCAGATCGGTTCGTCCGCCGCCGGCAAAGCGCAAACGCTGGAACAGATTCTCTCCTTCGAAGCGCAGATCCGCGCCTCGGGCGCGAAGCTCGTGGTCATGCCCGAGGCGTTGCTCGGCGGCTACCCGAAGGGCGAGATATTCGGCACGCGCCTCGGCTACCGCCTGCCCGAAGGCCGCGAGGCGTTCGCGCGCTACTACGAAAACGCGATCGACGTGCCGGGCGCGGAAACCGAAGCGCTCGCCGAGCTTTCCACGCGTTGCGGCGCATCGCTCGTAATTGGCGTGATCGAGCGCGATGGCAGCACGCTCTTTTGTACCGCGCTGTTCTTCAATCCTGGCGAGGGGCTCGTGGCGAAGCACCGCAAGCTCATGCCCACCGGCACCGAACGGCTGATCTGGGGGCAAGGCGACGGCTCGACGCTGCCCACCGTTCGCACGGAATCCGGCTTGGCGGGCGCCGCGATCTGCTGGGAAAACCACATGCCGCTGCTGCGCACGGCGATGTACGCGAAGGGCGTGCAAATCTGGTGTGCGCCCACCGTGGACGAGCGCGACGTCTGGCAGTGCTCCATGCGCCATATCGCGCACGAAGGGCGCTGCTTCGTGATTAGCGCATGCCAGGTGCAGCCCTCGCCCGCGGCGCTAGGCGTCGAGGTGCCGGGCTGGGACGAGAACCGGCCGCTCATCAATGGCGGCAGCCTGATCGTCGGGCCGCTTGGCGACGTGCTGGCCGGGCCGTTGCGCGGCGAAGCCGGACTCCTCGTCGCGGAGATCGACACCGACGAACTCACGCGCGCCCGCTACGATTTCGATGCGGTGGGCCACTACGCGCGGCCCGATGTGTTCTCGCTTTCGGTCGACGAACGCCGCAAGCGCACCGTCTCGTTCATCGCGGAGTAA
- the ehuR gene encoding MocR-like ectoine utilization transcription factor EhuR: MNGWMPTLSRSSEPKYRAIAHAYAQAITGGQMLPGEKLPAHRLLAKKLNVTTGTVSRAYAELERGGMVVARVGDGTYVAEPDADGARMQDRTRPAPESSERAAANTPGAPGVYAPGRLIDLGQNVPMPTDEAFLLTQTLRELAADERLAGELLLYQPEGGRRSHREAGARWLARMGCTVAAERVLVTQGAQHGLACVLRAVLRPGDTIFAEALSYPGIVALARQLRLNLVGIEIDEEGIVPAALERACGLLAPRALFCVPTLHNPTTATLSEARRAMIAEIAVRHHLVVIEDLVPAALLDAPPTPLAARLPEHGIVISSLSKAVAPGLRIGYVQAPQDWVGKILAVIRSDCWMTSPLAAEIAARWIVDGEIDRLVAQQRAQVDARHAIAAEVLADWTYRTDPASPHLWLPLAEPWRAAEFSAALRQAGVLVKTADSFVIGRGSAPHAVRLSLGGARSNEALREGLALLARTLRNGPEGLYSA; encoded by the coding sequence ATGAATGGCTGGATGCCCACGCTCTCGCGCAGCAGCGAACCCAAGTACCGCGCGATCGCTCACGCCTACGCGCAGGCCATCACGGGCGGTCAGATGTTGCCAGGAGAAAAGCTGCCCGCGCACCGGCTGCTCGCGAAGAAGCTCAATGTCACGACCGGCACGGTGAGTCGCGCCTATGCGGAACTGGAGCGCGGCGGGATGGTGGTGGCGCGCGTGGGCGACGGCACCTACGTGGCCGAGCCCGACGCTGACGGCGCGCGCATGCAGGACCGTACGCGCCCCGCGCCCGAGTCCAGCGAACGGGCCGCGGCGAACACGCCGGGCGCGCCGGGCGTGTATGCACCGGGGCGCCTGATCGATCTCGGCCAGAACGTGCCAATGCCGACCGACGAAGCCTTCCTGCTGACCCAGACCTTGCGCGAACTGGCCGCCGATGAGCGGCTGGCGGGCGAGTTGCTGCTGTACCAGCCCGAGGGCGGCCGCCGCTCGCACCGCGAGGCGGGTGCGCGCTGGCTCGCGCGCATGGGCTGCACGGTGGCCGCCGAGCGCGTGCTCGTCACGCAGGGCGCGCAGCATGGCCTGGCTTGCGTATTGCGCGCGGTGCTGCGTCCAGGCGACACGATTTTCGCCGAGGCGTTGAGCTATCCCGGCATCGTCGCGCTCGCGCGGCAGTTGCGGCTGAATCTCGTCGGCATCGAAATCGACGAGGAAGGCATCGTGCCCGCCGCGCTCGAGCGCGCGTGCGGCCTGCTCGCGCCGCGCGCGCTCTTTTGCGTGCCGACGCTGCACAACCCGACCACGGCGACGCTCTCCGAAGCGCGCCGCGCGATGATCGCCGAGATCGCAGTGCGGCATCACCTCGTCGTGATCGAGGACCTCGTGCCCGCCGCCTTGCTCGACGCGCCGCCCACGCCGCTCGCGGCGCGTCTGCCCGAGCATGGCATCGTCATCAGCAGTCTTTCGAAGGCGGTCGCGCCGGGCTTGCGCATCGGCTATGTGCAGGCGCCGCAGGACTGGGTCGGCAAGATCCTCGCGGTGATACGCAGCGATTGCTGGATGACTTCGCCGCTCGCCGCGGAGATTGCGGCGCGCTGGATCGTGGATGGCGAGATCGATCGCCTCGTCGCGCAACAGCGCGCGCAGGTGGACGCGCGCCACGCGATCGCCGCCGAGGTGCTGGCGGACTGGACGTATCGCACCGATCCGGCAAGTCCGCATCTCTGGCTGCCGCTCGCGGAGCCGTGGCGCGCCGCCGAATTCTCGGCGGCGCTGCGTCAGGCCGGCGTGCTCGTGAAAACCGCGGACAGTTTCGTGATCGGGCGCGGCTCGGCGCCGCACGCGGTGCGCTTGAGTCTGGGCGGCGCGCGCAGCAACGAAGCGCTGCGCGAGGGCCTGGCGTTGCTGGCGCGCACGCTGCGCAACGGGCCGGAAGGGCTATATTCGGCGTAA